Proteins encoded in a region of the Inquilinus sp. KBS0705 genome:
- a CDS encoding DUF3267 domain-containing protein, with translation MFIPGFLITLATFPGIIVHELAHQLFCRWFKVPVYRVVYFKTGNPAGYVQHEIVQNKWKSMMISIGPFIINSVLGTIIAFPAALPVFKFDNGSFLDYILIYLGVSIAMHAFPSTGDANNIWQDVKNKETPFWVKIVGYPIVGLIYIGSLGSFFWLDLAYGIALAVGFPNLLIAFLT, from the coding sequence ATGTTTATTCCAGGTTTTTTAATCACACTTGCCACTTTTCCTGGCATTATTGTACACGAACTTGCTCATCAGTTATTTTGCCGATGGTTTAAAGTCCCAGTGTATCGTGTAGTATATTTTAAGACCGGAAACCCGGCAGGTTATGTTCAACATGAAATAGTTCAAAATAAATGGAAATCGATGATGATAAGCATTGGCCCGTTTATTATAAATTCGGTATTGGGTACAATTATTGCCTTTCCAGCTGCATTACCAGTTTTTAAATTTGATAATGGCAGTTTCTTAGACTACATACTTATTTATTTAGGGGTTTCTATAGCAATGCATGCTTTTCCTAGTACCGGCGACGCTAATAATATTTGGCAGGATGTGAAAAATAAAGAAACTCCTTTTTGGGTGAAAATTGTTGGATACCCTATTGTGGGACTAATATATATAGGTTCTTTGGGCAGTTTCTTCTGGCTTGATTTAGCTTATGGTATAGCTTTAGCGGTGGGATTTCCAAACCTGCTTATTGCATTTTTAACATAA
- a CDS encoding serine hydrolase, with translation MKKLTLLLLLVVPLLTNAQGIAKNAYSLLSTYVNNKQFSGNVLIAQKGKIVFQKAYGYADKEHNKLNTLQTQFRAGSLTKMFTSTLIMQLVEQGKIALNDPVSKYAANFKYGDKVTIKNLLSHTSGIRGNTSPGASTPVDMVNTFKSEPLGFTPGEQFEYNNFNYIMLAYIAQKVTGVPYPQLVKKHVFDKAGMVNSGIDYKGRTAPDVALGYMVDEKTNELARMETGNIDAASGAGALYTTLGDLLKWSQAIDEHKVLKASSFDLAFTPVQPGYGLGWTIRTEGNHVKTGHTGSIEGFMAEFMKFRNEDVTIIFLANLLPPADNHLSRALTQVAFNEPFEIETAKKEVLLPADVLNRYIGTYDMDGQKMVVSVTDGKLMVLAPGGDTVELGASAPNKFFVKGPQIGIEFLETNGKVTAMYVDMRGGQKFVKTQ, from the coding sequence ATGAAAAAGTTAACACTACTGTTATTACTGGTAGTACCATTATTAACAAATGCGCAGGGCATAGCAAAGAATGCCTATAGCCTGCTAAGCACTTATGTAAACAACAAACAATTTAGCGGCAATGTACTTATAGCCCAAAAAGGGAAAATAGTTTTTCAAAAAGCATATGGCTATGCCGATAAAGAGCATAATAAACTAAATACCTTGCAAACACAATTTAGAGCCGGGTCGCTTACCAAAATGTTTACCTCGACGCTTATTATGCAACTGGTAGAGCAAGGTAAAATAGCTTTAAATGACCCAGTTAGTAAGTATGCAGCCAATTTTAAGTATGGCGATAAAGTAACCATTAAAAACCTGCTGAGCCATACCTCGGGCATAAGAGGCAACACATCTCCGGGTGCATCAACACCGGTTGATATGGTTAATACCTTTAAAAGTGAACCCCTTGGCTTTACACCCGGCGAACAGTTTGAGTATAATAACTTTAACTACATAATGCTGGCCTATATAGCCCAAAAAGTTACCGGCGTGCCATACCCTCAGCTGGTTAAAAAGCACGTATTTGACAAAGCCGGTATGGTTAATAGCGGTATTGATTATAAGGGCCGTACTGCCCCGGATGTTGCCTTGGGCTATATGGTTGACGAAAAAACCAATGAGCTGGCCCGTATGGAAACCGGCAACATTGATGCGGCATCAGGCGCCGGGGCGCTGTACACCACCCTGGGCGATCTGCTTAAATGGTCGCAGGCTATTGATGAGCATAAGGTGCTAAAGGCAAGCAGTTTTGATTTAGCCTTTACGCCGGTGCAGCCCGGCTACGGCCTGGGCTGGACCATCCGTACTGAAGGTAATCATGTAAAAACAGGGCATACAGGCTCAATTGAGGGTTTTATGGCCGAGTTTATGAAATTCAGGAACGAAGATGTAACCATTATATTTTTGGCTAACCTGCTGCCGCCTGCCGATAACCATCTGAGTCGCGCCCTTACCCAGGTTGCCTTTAACGAGCCTTTTGAGATAGAGACAGCTAAAAAAGAGGTTTTATTACCGGCTGATGTATTAAACAGGTACATAGGTACTTACGATATGGACGGGCAAAAAATGGTGGTATCCGTTACCGATGGTAAGCTGATGGTACTGGCACCCGGCGGCGATACGGTTGAATTAGGCGCATCGGCACCTAACAAATTCTTTGTAAAGGGCCCGCAAATAGGCATCGAGTTTTTAGAGACCAATGGCAAGGTAACTGCTATGTATGTAGATATGCGCGGTGGCCAAAAGTTTGTAAAAACGCAATAA
- a CDS encoding NADP-dependent isocitrate dehydrogenase, translating to MSKIKVENPVVELDGDEMTRIIWKFIKDKLITPYLELDIKYYDLGIEYRDETDDQVTVDAANAILKYGVGIKCATITPDEQRVEEFGLKQMWRSPNGTIRNILDGTVFREPIVMANVPRLVPNWTAPICIGRHAFGDQYRATDFLTKGKGKLTVKFTPEDGGPEQSYEVYNFKGDGVALTMYNTDESIRGFAHACFNQALMKGWPLYLSTKNTILKKYDGRFKDIFEEIYQADYKAKFTEAGITYEHRLIDDMVASALKWNGNFVWACKNYDGDVQSDTVAQGFGSLGLMTSTLVTPDGTVMEAEAAHGTVTRHYREHQAGRPTSTNPIASIFAWTRGLEFRGLLDNNQELINFCKTLEQVCIETVESGKMTKDLAITIKPKVAHGTDYLYTEEFLEAINENLKAKLGK from the coding sequence ATGTCAAAAATTAAAGTAGAAAACCCGGTAGTTGAACTTGACGGTGATGAAATGACCCGCATCATCTGGAAGTTTATAAAAGATAAATTAATAACCCCATATCTGGAACTGGATATAAAATATTATGACCTGGGTATAGAGTATCGTGACGAAACAGACGACCAGGTTACCGTTGATGCCGCAAATGCTATTTTAAAATATGGCGTAGGTATAAAATGCGCCACTATTACACCTGATGAGCAGCGTGTTGAAGAGTTTGGTTTAAAGCAAATGTGGCGCTCGCCTAACGGCACCATTCGTAATATATTGGATGGTACGGTATTTCGCGAGCCTATTGTAATGGCAAACGTGCCCCGTTTGGTACCAAACTGGACGGCCCCGATATGCATCGGTCGCCATGCCTTTGGCGATCAGTACCGTGCTACTGATTTTTTAACTAAAGGGAAAGGTAAGCTAACCGTTAAGTTTACCCCGGAGGATGGCGGCCCCGAGCAGTCATACGAAGTATATAACTTTAAAGGCGATGGCGTAGCTTTAACTATGTACAATACCGACGAGTCTATCCGCGGGTTTGCACATGCTTGTTTTAACCAGGCGTTAATGAAAGGCTGGCCTTTATACCTGTCAACCAAGAATACCATTCTTAAAAAGTACGATGGTCGCTTTAAGGACATCTTTGAAGAAATATACCAGGCAGACTATAAAGCCAAGTTTACCGAAGCCGGTATTACATATGAGCACCGCCTGATTGACGACATGGTTGCATCGGCGCTGAAATGGAACGGTAACTTTGTTTGGGCTTGTAAAAACTACGATGGCGACGTTCAGAGCGATACTGTAGCACAGGGCTTTGGCTCGTTAGGGTTGATGACCTCTACTTTGGTTACGCCTGATGGTACAGTTATGGAAGCTGAGGCAGCGCATGGTACGGTTACACGCCACTACCGCGAGCACCAGGCCGGTCGCCCTACATCTACCAACCCAATCGCGTCTATATTTGCATGGACACGTGGGTTAGAATTCCGTGGCTTGTTAGATAACAATCAGGAACTCATTAACTTCTGCAAAACCTTAGAGCAGGTTTGTATAGAGACCGTTGAAAGCGGGAAAATGACCAAGGACCTGGCTATCACCATAAAACCAAAAGTAGCCCACGGTACCGATTATCTGTATACCGAAGAATTTTTGGAAGCTATAAACGAAAACCTGAAAGCAAAATTAGGTAAGTAG
- a CDS encoding cellulase family glycosylhydrolase, with translation MRNYFYKLLAAVVVTSSLYIQIATAQTKGQVWPADKANAWYAQHKWMTGADFIPSTAINQLEMWQADTFDPATIDRELGYAEGIGFNTMRVFLYSLAWQQDKAGFKKRIDDYLTIADKHHIQTMFVFFDDCWNAGAKIGLQPSPKPGIHNSGWLQDPGNRLTNPGEVAMLEAYVKDVMGTFKNDKRILLWDLYNEPGNSNKRDASLDLLSKIFSWARDVNPTQPVSAGLWDWSFEQLNAYQALNSDVITYHDYTDENSHLKTIQLLKSHGKPLICTEYMARVRGSRFSNVMPMLKKENVGALNWGFVMGKTNTIYAWDAPMPDGSEPKEWFHDIFRKDGTPYKTEEVELIKQLNGK, from the coding sequence ATGAGAAACTATTTTTACAAGCTGCTTGCCGCGGTTGTTGTTACATCGTCGTTATACATCCAAATAGCAACGGCCCAAACCAAGGGGCAGGTATGGCCGGCAGATAAGGCCAACGCCTGGTACGCCCAACACAAGTGGATGACCGGTGCCGACTTTATCCCCAGCACGGCCATTAACCAGTTAGAGATGTGGCAGGCCGACACCTTCGACCCGGCTACGATAGACCGGGAACTGGGCTACGCCGAGGGTATAGGTTTTAATACCATGCGCGTGTTTTTATACAGCCTGGCCTGGCAGCAGGATAAGGCCGGATTTAAGAAACGCATAGACGATTACTTAACTATTGCCGATAAGCACCATATACAAACCATGTTTGTGTTTTTTGACGACTGCTGGAACGCCGGCGCCAAAATAGGATTGCAACCGTCGCCTAAACCAGGCATACACAACTCGGGCTGGCTGCAAGACCCGGGCAACCGGCTAACCAACCCCGGCGAAGTGGCTATGCTGGAGGCTTATGTAAAGGATGTAATGGGCACCTTTAAAAACGATAAGCGCATTTTACTGTGGGATCTGTACAACGAGCCGGGCAATTCTAACAAGCGCGATGCATCTTTAGACCTGCTGAGCAAGATATTTAGCTGGGCGCGCGATGTTAACCCTACGCAGCCTGTATCGGCAGGTTTGTGGGATTGGAGTTTTGAGCAGTTGAATGCCTACCAGGCCCTAAACTCTGATGTGATCACCTACCATGACTATACCGACGAAAATTCGCACCTGAAGACCATACAGCTGCTTAAATCGCATGGCAAACCGTTGATATGTACCGAATACATGGCCCGTGTGCGCGGCAGCCGCTTTAGTAATGTAATGCCCATGCTGAAGAAGGAAAACGTAGGCGCCCTTAACTGGGGATTTGTAATGGGCAAAACCAATACCATTTACGCCTGGGATGCACCCATGCCCGATGGCAGCGAACCCAAAGAATGGTTCCATGATATTTTCAGGAAGGATGGTACGCCCTACAAAACCGAAGAGGTGGAGTTAATAAAACAACTGAACGGTAAATAA
- a CDS encoding mannose-6-phosphate isomerase, translating into MSALYPLKFKTIYKDKIWGGHKIETYLHKNIGDLPNCGETWEISGVKSDVSVVDSGELQGQSLDSLLEQYKADLVGEKVYAHFGNIFPLLVKFIDANDDLSVQVHPDDALAKKRHNSFGKTEMWYVIEADPGSTLIAGFNREMTEEEYVDALNSGHIMDILNREDVKAGDVFFLPAGRVHTIGKGLLIAEIQQTSDITYRIYDFDRVDDKGQKRELHTQEALDAIDYKHYPEYKTKYQPAKDETVKLVECPYFTTNVLDASHGLEKDYSNLDSFVIHVCIEGEYTLQHNNVAYPVKMGECILLPKTIDKVTLSTASGFKILESYIA; encoded by the coding sequence ATGTCAGCATTATACCCGCTAAAATTCAAAACCATCTATAAAGACAAAATTTGGGGTGGCCACAAAATAGAAACCTATTTACATAAAAACATTGGCGACCTGCCAAACTGCGGCGAAACCTGGGAAATATCCGGGGTAAAGTCTGATGTATCGGTGGTTGATAGCGGCGAATTGCAGGGGCAATCATTAGATAGTTTGCTTGAACAATACAAGGCCGATTTGGTAGGCGAAAAGGTATACGCCCATTTTGGTAACATATTCCCTTTATTGGTAAAGTTTATAGATGCTAACGACGACCTGAGTGTGCAGGTACACCCGGATGATGCCCTGGCAAAAAAACGCCATAACTCGTTTGGTAAAACCGAAATGTGGTATGTGATTGAGGCTGACCCCGGGTCGACACTGATAGCCGGCTTTAACCGCGAAATGACCGAAGAGGAATACGTGGATGCTTTAAACAGCGGCCACATTATGGATATATTGAACCGCGAGGATGTAAAGGCGGGCGATGTATTCTTTTTACCTGCAGGCAGGGTGCATACCATTGGTAAAGGTTTGCTGATTGCCGAAATACAGCAAACATCAGACATTACCTACCGCATTTATGATTTTGACCGTGTAGACGATAAGGGCCAAAAACGCGAATTGCATACCCAGGAAGCACTTGATGCTATAGATTATAAACATTACCCTGAATACAAAACCAAATACCAGCCCGCAAAAGATGAGACTGTAAAGCTGGTGGAGTGCCCGTACTTTACTACCAACGTTTTAGATGCATCGCACGGTTTAGAAAAGGACTACTCAAATCTCGATTCGTTTGTTATACATGTTTGTATTGAAGGCGAATATACGCTGCAACATAATAATGTGGCATACCCCGTAAAAATGGGCGAGTGCATATTGTTGCCTAAAACTATTGATAAAGTAACATTAAGCACCGCAAGCGGGTTTAAAATATTAGAGAGTTATATAGCTTAG
- a CDS encoding winged helix-turn-helix transcriptional regulator, which translates to MENLNEIVFYSLDKAIRTYRQYAHQQLSAHGFDVTIDQWLILKSINKNPDLPQQQIAEITFKDYASLTRIIELLVKKGYLQRAMHMHDRRRFTLTLADKAHNVLKAMQTVIVSNRKQALSGIGKSDIDNLQKTLNRIIQNCNES; encoded by the coding sequence TTGGAAAATTTGAACGAGATAGTTTTTTACAGCCTGGATAAGGCCATACGTACTTACAGGCAATACGCACATCAGCAGCTCAGCGCGCATGGGTTTGATGTTACTATTGATCAATGGCTTATTCTTAAATCAATTAACAAGAACCCCGACTTGCCGCAACAGCAAATAGCCGAAATTACCTTTAAAGATTACGCATCATTAACCCGCATTATCGAGCTGCTGGTTAAAAAGGGATATTTACAAAGGGCCATGCATATGCACGATAGGCGCAGGTTTACCTTAACCCTTGCCGATAAGGCGCATAATGTACTTAAAGCTATGCAAACGGTTATTGTAAGTAACCGCAAACAAGCCTTAAGCGGTATAGGTAAAAGTGATATTGATAATCTGCAAAAAACGCTTAACCGTATTATCCAAAACTGCAATGAATCATAA
- a CDS encoding response regulator, protein MVHQPISAFIIDDDKIFVYGFNKLLQLRHLDAQIQAFNNGKEAIDFLTNPINSQFLPDIIFLDINMPVMNGWEFLKEFEEIQSQLGKKISIYAITSSVDVNDIERAKNNTLIKDYILKPINDTHLKQIFNLHGDEYVSKAQLS, encoded by the coding sequence ATAGTACACCAACCCATTTCGGCATTCATTATCGATGACGACAAAATATTTGTTTACGGCTTTAACAAATTATTACAATTAAGGCATTTAGATGCTCAAATACAGGCTTTTAATAATGGTAAAGAAGCTATTGATTTTTTAACGAACCCAATTAATAGCCAATTTTTACCCGATATTATCTTTTTAGATATTAACATGCCTGTAATGAATGGCTGGGAATTTTTAAAAGAGTTTGAGGAAATCCAATCTCAACTGGGTAAAAAAATCTCGATATACGCCATCACTTCATCAGTTGATGTTAATGATATTGAGCGTGCAAAAAATAATACTTTAATAAAAGACTATATCTTAAAACCCATTAACGATACCCACCTAAAACAGATATTTAATTTACATGGGGATGAGTATGTATCTAAAGCACAATTAAGTTAG